The genomic interval GCAGCGTCGACCTGGAAAACGCCATCATGGCCCACCCGGCGGTCGCGATGTGCGCCGTGATCGCCATGGACGACCCCAAATGGGACGAGCGGCCCCTGGCGATCGTCGTGCCCCGCCCCGGCCAGAGCGTCACGCACGAGGCCCTGATGGACTTCATCGCGCCCAGGTTTGCCAAGTGGTGGCTGCCCGACGCGACCGTGTTCACCGACCAGCTGCCCATCGGCGCGACCGGCAAGATCCTGAAACGCGAACTGCGCGACCAGTACCGCGGGTACAGCAGCAACCCCGGCCTCGTGCCGCCCGCCAGCCCCGACCGCAGCGAGTAATACGGACTCCGATTGAATGGGCTGCAAAGCCCGTTCAATCCGAGCGGATGCGACTCGCAGAGCTGCCCCGCAGAGTAAGAGAGAAACGGGTTCCGGACGTGGAGCCGGCAATCCGGTAAAGTTCCGGATTGTTGGCGAAACAAACGGAATCCGTATAAGCGAGTAAGCGGGAGGCGGGAAGCGGTGAAGGACTGACCGCTTCCCGCCTCCCGTTTCCCTGACTGGGCGCCGCGCACTGCGTCCTGCGCACCGCTCCCTTACACTTGCGGGCATGGCTGTTTCGGTGGATGGGCAGTGGGTGACGTTCTCGCCTCCGGCGGGTGCGGTGGGCCTGATCGGGGACATGACGGACTGGCGCAAGCGCGCGCCGCTGCCGGTGGTGGACGGCGCGCCGCTGCGCCTGCGGCTGCCGCGTGGGGCGTGGGTGGAGTACGCGTGGGTGGACGCGGCCGGCGAGGCGTTCGCGGACCCGGACAACGCGCAGAAATCGCTGAATCCGTGGTGGCCGTACCCGCGCGCGGCCGTGGTGGGCGAGTACGCCCGGCATCCGCTGTGGCAGGCGCCGGACGCGACCCTGAAGGGCACGGCGCACCGCCTGACCTGGGAGGGCACGGTGTTTCCGGGAACGCGGCGGGCGATCGTGTACACGCCGCACGGGTACGCGGGGGGGCCGCTGCCGGTGTACTACGTGCAGGACGGCGTGGCGTTCTACCGCACCGGGAAACTGGGCGACGTGATGGACCGCGCGGTGCAGGCCGGGCTGACGGAGGGCGCGGCCCTCGTGTTCGTGGAGCCGGGCGACCGGAACGGGGAGTACTACCTGAACCCCCGCTACCTGGACTTCCTGACCACCGAGGTCATGCCGCGCGTGGAGGGGCCGCTGGTGCAGGCGTCCGTGCGGGGCCTGTGGGGTGCGAGCCTGGGCGGACTGATCAGCCTGTTCCTGGGCGCGCGGCACCCGGAGCTGTTCAGCCGGGTGGCGGCGCACAGCGGGGCGTTCATCGCGCGGCCCGGCGCGACCCGGGACGGCGTGATCGACACCACCACCGCCGGCGAGTGGCTACTGGAGCAACTGCGCGCGAACCCGCCCACGCACCTGACGACCAGCCTGGATACCGGCACGCTGGAATGGCTGACCGGCCCGAACCGCCGCATGGCGGGCCTGTTCGCGGACCTGGGCCTGAACCACCAGTACCGCGAGTACCCCAGCGGGCACAACTGGGTCACGTGGCGCGAGGCGCTGCCCGAGGCGTTCCTGTACCTGCAGGGCGGGGCGTAAGGCGGGGTCCGTCTGTTTCGTTCACAACCCGGAACGACGCCGGGTTGCCAACTCCACGCCCGGAACCCGCTTTGCTCCCACCCGCTCTGCGGGGCAGCTCTGCGAGTCCGCTCGGATTGAACGGTTTTTGCAAACCATTCAATCGGAGCGGGCCGGGCACTCCTCACCACCGGGGCGGCGCGGCGCGGCATAGTCCGGGGCACACATGCGACTTCCTTTCCTCGTCCTTTCAGCTGTCCTGGGCCTCTCGGGTGCGGGCGGCGCTGGAGCCGTCACGATGACCTACCCGAACAGCACGACCATCCTTCACGAGCGGCCCGGCGACTGGGCGGGCGCGCAGGCCAGCGGCGTGACCGCAGGCGCGGGCGGCCTGAGCCTGAACGCTGGCGCGGCGAGCGGCACGCTGACCTCCGGCACGCTGAAGGCGGCCGCCTTCGATGAACTG from Deinococcus depolymerans carries:
- a CDS encoding esterase family protein gives rise to the protein MAVSVDGQWVTFSPPAGAVGLIGDMTDWRKRAPLPVVDGAPLRLRLPRGAWVEYAWVDAAGEAFADPDNAQKSLNPWWPYPRAAVVGEYARHPLWQAPDATLKGTAHRLTWEGTVFPGTRRAIVYTPHGYAGGPLPVYYVQDGVAFYRTGKLGDVMDRAVQAGLTEGAALVFVEPGDRNGEYYLNPRYLDFLTTEVMPRVEGPLVQASVRGLWGASLGGLISLFLGARHPELFSRVAAHSGAFIARPGATRDGVIDTTTAGEWLLEQLRANPPTHLTTSLDTGTLEWLTGPNRRMAGLFADLGLNHQYREYPSGHNWVTWREALPEAFLYLQGGA